In Burkholderia sp. WP9, a genomic segment contains:
- a CDS encoding peptidylprolyl isomerase — protein sequence MSIIDISEVKPGSHVTLHYRLSLADGAEVISTFSDKPATLLLGAGQLAPPLEDILLGLKVGHHSTFQLAPDQAFGPRNPELIQRVSLATLRENSMIGEDFSPGDLVEFNAPGGGRYAGVLKEVGETSALFDFNHPLAGQTLAFEVKIIGIL from the coding sequence ATGAGCATCATCGACATTTCCGAAGTGAAACCCGGTTCACACGTGACGCTTCACTACCGGCTTTCCCTTGCCGATGGCGCCGAAGTCATCAGTACCTTCAGCGACAAGCCGGCCACGCTGCTGCTCGGCGCCGGCCAGCTGGCGCCGCCGCTGGAAGATATTCTGCTGGGTTTGAAGGTGGGCCACCATTCGACCTTTCAGCTAGCGCCGGACCAGGCGTTCGGTCCCCGCAATCCGGAATTGATCCAGCGCGTTTCGCTCGCCACGCTGCGAGAAAACAGCATGATCGGCGAGGATTTTTCGCCGGGTGATCTGGTCGAATTCAACGCGCCGGGTGGCGGTCGTTACGCGGGCGTCCTGAAAGAAGTCGGCGAAACGTCGGCCCTGTTCGATTTCAACCACCCGCTTGCCGGCCAGACGCTGGCGTTCGAAGTGAAAATCATCGGGATTCTGTAA
- the ispH gene encoding 4-hydroxy-3-methylbut-2-enyl diphosphate reductase, which produces MSITDTTLAETEILLAQPRGFCAGVDRAIEIVERAIKLHGSPIYVRHEIVHNAYVVEDLRKKGAIFIERLEEVPAGNTVIFSAHGVSKAVRSEAETRGLRVYDATCPLVTKVHIEVAKMRQDGFDIVMIGHKGHPEVEGTMGQAGEGMHLVEDIEDVQALQLADPERIAFVTQTTLSVDDAAQIINALKAKYPSIREPKKQDICYATQNRQDAVKFMAPQCDVVIVVGSPNSSNSNRLRELAEKLGVPAYMVDSPDQIDPVWVEGKRRIGVTAGASAPEVLAQAVIARLRELGVRNVRALEGIEENIAFPLPRGLGLPA; this is translated from the coding sequence ATGAGCATCACGGACACGACTCTTGCTGAAACCGAGATCCTGCTGGCGCAGCCGCGCGGGTTCTGCGCCGGCGTCGACCGGGCGATCGAGATCGTCGAGCGGGCTATCAAGCTGCATGGCTCGCCGATCTACGTGCGTCATGAAATCGTCCATAACGCCTATGTAGTCGAGGATCTGCGCAAGAAGGGTGCGATCTTCATTGAGCGGCTGGAAGAGGTGCCGGCCGGCAATACGGTCATTTTCAGCGCGCATGGCGTGTCGAAGGCTGTGCGTTCCGAGGCCGAGACTCGCGGGCTGCGTGTGTACGACGCTACGTGTCCGCTCGTGACCAAGGTGCATATCGAAGTCGCGAAGATGCGCCAGGACGGTTTCGACATCGTCATGATCGGCCACAAGGGTCATCCTGAAGTGGAAGGCACGATGGGCCAGGCGGGCGAGGGCATGCATCTGGTGGAAGACATCGAAGACGTGCAGGCGTTGCAGTTGGCCGATCCCGAGCGGATCGCCTTCGTTACGCAAACCACCCTGTCGGTTGACGACGCCGCGCAGATCATCAACGCCTTGAAGGCCAAATACCCGTCCATCCGCGAACCGAAAAAGCAGGATATCTGCTACGCCACGCAAAACCGCCAGGATGCGGTGAAGTTCATGGCGCCGCAGTGCGACGTCGTGATCGTGGTGGGCAGCCCGAATAGCTCGAATTCCAACCGGCTGCGCGAGTTGGCCGAAAAGCTCGGTGTGCCTGCTTATATGGTGGACTCGCCAGATCAGATCGATCCGGTGTGGGTCGAAGGCAAGCGCCGCATTGGTGTCACGGCTGGCGCCTCGGCGCCGGAGGTGCTGGCGCAGGCGGTGATCGCCCGTCTGCGTGAGCTCGGCGTGCGCAACGTGCGCGCGCTGGAAGGCATCGAGGAGAACATCGCATTTCCGCTGCCGCGTGGTTTGGGTCTGCCAGCCTGA
- a CDS encoding branched-chain amino acid ABC transporter substrate-binding protein: MRVKFAYAVSIAAAVVLLTACGKKQDGEAGAGASAAKAVSAPAIEATIVKIGHAAPLTGGIAHLGKDNENGARLAVEEINTQGLTIDGHKIQLVLDAQDDAADPKTGTAVAQKLVDDHVVAVVGHLNSGVSIPASKIYSDASIVQISPSSTNPAYTQQGFKTTYRVVATDAQQGPALADYATKALGAKRIAVVDDATAYGKGLADEFAKTVQASGAKIVAREATNDRATDFRAILTKIKSVQPDVIMFGGMDATGGPFTKQAAALGIRAKILGGDGVCTDKVGELAGTAVQNLVCSEAGLALSKMDKGADFEKKYEDRFHTPVQIYAPFTYDAVYVIVDAMKRANSIEAPKVLAAMPSTDYNGLIGHIAFDDKGDLKEGAITLYDFKDGKKTVLDVVKM; encoded by the coding sequence ATGCGAGTCAAGTTTGCTTACGCCGTGTCCATCGCGGCCGCGGTCGTGTTGTTGACTGCGTGCGGCAAGAAACAGGATGGCGAGGCGGGAGCGGGTGCATCGGCGGCGAAGGCGGTATCGGCACCCGCTATTGAAGCGACTATCGTGAAGATCGGTCATGCGGCCCCTTTGACGGGCGGGATTGCGCATCTCGGTAAGGACAACGAAAACGGCGCGCGTCTGGCGGTCGAGGAAATCAATACGCAGGGTTTGACCATTGACGGCCACAAGATCCAGTTGGTGCTGGATGCGCAAGACGACGCCGCGGACCCTAAAACGGGCACGGCGGTCGCGCAAAAGCTGGTCGACGATCATGTGGTGGCGGTGGTCGGTCACCTGAATTCGGGCGTGTCGATTCCGGCTTCGAAGATCTATAGCGATGCCAGCATCGTGCAGATCTCGCCGTCGTCGACGAATCCGGCGTACACGCAGCAGGGTTTCAAGACGACCTACCGGGTCGTCGCCACCGACGCGCAGCAAGGTCCGGCGCTCGCCGATTACGCCACGAAGGCGTTGGGCGCCAAACGCATCGCGGTAGTGGACGATGCAACCGCCTACGGTAAGGGGCTCGCGGACGAATTCGCGAAGACCGTACAGGCGAGCGGAGCGAAGATCGTCGCGCGGGAAGCGACGAACGACCGGGCCACGGATTTCCGGGCCATCCTCACAAAGATCAAGAGTGTTCAGCCGGACGTGATCATGTTCGGCGGCATGGACGCGACGGGCGGGCCGTTCACGAAGCAGGCGGCAGCGCTCGGTATCAGGGCAAAAATCCTTGGCGGCGACGGTGTGTGTACCGACAAGGTGGGTGAGCTGGCGGGAACCGCCGTGCAAAACCTGGTCTGTTCGGAAGCGGGCCTCGCGCTTTCGAAGATGGACAAGGGAGCGGACTTCGAAAAGAAGTACGAGGACCGCTTCCACACACCGGTGCAGATTTACGCACCGTTCACGTATGACGCTGTGTACGTGATTGTCGATGCAATGAAGCGCGCTAATTCGATCGAGGCGCCCAAGGTGCTGGCTGCGATGCCGTCGACTGATTACAACGGGTTAATCGGTCACATCGCGTTCGACGACAAGGGTGATTTGAAAGAGGGCGCCATTACGCTTTACGACTTCAAGGACGGTAAAAAAACGGTCCTCGACGTCGTGAAGATGTGA
- a CDS encoding branched-chain amino acid ABC transporter permease: MDIFIQQVLNGLVLGSVYAIIALGYTMVYGILGIINFAHGDVLMVGAMVALSAIGVLQNHFPGLGNVPTLVIALIIAAIVCAAVGYTIERVAYRPLRKAPRLAPLITAIGVSILLQTLAMMIWSRNPLPFPQLLPTDPLNVIKATDTTPGAVISMTEIVIIVVAFLVMGGLLLLVHKTKLGRAMRAIAENPGNASLMGVNPNFVISATFMIGSALAALAGVMIASEYGNAHFYMGFIPGLKAFTAAVLGGIGNLGGAMVGGVILGLIEQLGAGYIGNLTGGVFGSNYQDVFAFIVLIIVLVFRPSGLLGERVADRA; this comes from the coding sequence ATGGATATCTTCATCCAGCAGGTTCTCAACGGGCTGGTGCTTGGCAGCGTTTACGCCATCATCGCACTGGGCTATACGATGGTTTACGGCATTCTGGGCATCATCAACTTCGCTCACGGCGATGTGTTGATGGTGGGCGCGATGGTTGCGCTCTCAGCCATAGGCGTGCTGCAGAACCACTTCCCCGGCCTCGGCAATGTGCCGACGCTCGTCATCGCACTGATCATCGCGGCCATTGTGTGCGCGGCGGTCGGTTACACGATCGAGCGCGTGGCCTACCGGCCGTTGCGTAAAGCACCGCGTCTCGCCCCGCTGATCACGGCGATCGGCGTGTCGATCCTGCTGCAGACGCTGGCCATGATGATCTGGTCGCGCAATCCGCTGCCGTTCCCGCAGCTGTTGCCCACCGACCCGCTGAACGTGATCAAGGCCACGGACACGACGCCTGGCGCCGTGATCTCGATGACCGAAATCGTGATCATCGTGGTGGCGTTCCTCGTGATGGGCGGCCTGCTGCTGCTGGTTCACAAGACCAAGCTCGGCCGTGCGATGCGGGCGATCGCCGAGAACCCGGGTAACGCGTCGCTGATGGGCGTGAACCCGAACTTCGTGATCTCGGCCACCTTCATGATCGGCTCGGCGCTTGCCGCTCTGGCCGGCGTGATGATCGCGTCGGAATACGGCAACGCACACTTCTATATGGGCTTCATCCCCGGCCTGAAGGCCTTTACCGCGGCGGTGCTCGGCGGTATCGGCAATCTCGGCGGCGCGATGGTCGGCGGCGTGATTCTGGGCCTGATCGAACAGCTTGGCGCCGGCTATATCGGCAACCTCACCGGCGGTGTGTTCGGTAGTAACTATCAGGACGTGTTCGCCTTTATCGTGCTGATCATCGTGCTGGTGTTCCGTCCGTCGGGCCTGCTCGGCGAACGCGTTGCGGATCGCGCCTGA
- a CDS encoding ABC transporter ATP-binding protein — MTSIQPIEPSTTLIPEKNLTKTLTVGIITAIFVIAAPMIIGTAGGNYWVRVLDFAMLYVMLALGLNVVVGFAGLLDLGYIAFYAVGAYTSALLSSPHLASQFEWIAHLAPNGLHVPFLIIVPCAMAVAAFFGVILGAPTLRLRGDYLAIVTLGFGEIVRIFLNNLDRPVNITNGPKGITAIDPVHVGDFSLAQTHSLFGFQFPSVYSYYYLFVLAALLVIWVCTRLQHSRIGRAWAAIREDEIAAKAMGINTRNVKLLAFAMGASFGGLSGAMFGSFQGFVSPESFTLPESIVVLACVVLGGMGHIPGVILGAVLLAVLPEFLRSTMGPLQNMIFGHEIVDTEVIRQLVYALAMVLIMLYRSEGLWPSPKHEDKIAKLSKRNGKKPVRA, encoded by the coding sequence ATGACCTCAATTCAACCGATCGAGCCGTCCACGACGCTCATCCCTGAGAAGAACCTCACCAAGACGCTGACGGTGGGCATCATCACCGCGATCTTCGTGATCGCGGCGCCGATGATCATCGGCACGGCAGGCGGCAACTACTGGGTCCGCGTGCTCGACTTCGCGATGCTGTACGTGATGCTCGCGCTCGGCCTCAATGTGGTGGTCGGCTTCGCCGGCCTGCTTGACCTGGGCTACATCGCGTTCTACGCGGTCGGCGCCTATACGTCCGCGTTGCTGAGCTCACCGCACCTGGCGTCGCAGTTCGAGTGGATCGCGCATCTCGCGCCGAATGGCCTGCATGTGCCGTTCCTCATCATCGTGCCTTGTGCGATGGCGGTTGCCGCGTTCTTCGGCGTGATTCTCGGCGCACCGACGCTGCGTCTGCGGGGCGACTACCTCGCCATCGTGACGTTGGGCTTCGGGGAAATCGTGCGGATCTTCCTGAACAACCTCGACCGTCCGGTGAACATCACCAACGGTCCGAAGGGGATCACGGCGATCGACCCGGTGCACGTGGGCGACTTCAGCCTCGCGCAGACGCACTCGCTGTTCGGCTTCCAGTTCCCGTCGGTCTACTCGTACTACTACCTGTTCGTGCTCGCCGCGCTGCTGGTGATCTGGGTGTGTACGCGTTTGCAGCACTCGCGTATCGGCCGTGCATGGGCCGCGATCCGCGAAGACGAAATCGCCGCCAAGGCAATGGGCATCAACACCCGTAACGTGAAGCTGCTGGCTTTCGCGATGGGCGCGTCGTTCGGCGGCCTGTCGGGCGCGATGTTCGGTTCGTTCCAGGGCTTCGTGTCGCCGGAATCGTTCACGCTGCCGGAATCGATCGTGGTGCTGGCGTGCGTGGTGCTGGGCGGTATGGGCCACATTCCGGGCGTGATTCTCGGCGCGGTGCTGCTCGCGGTGCTGCCGGAATTCCTGCGCTCGACGATGGGTCCGCTGCAGAACATGATCTTCGGCCACGAAATCGTCGATACGGAAGTGATCCGTCAGCTGGTCTACGCACTCGCCATGGTGCTGATCATGCTGTACCGCTCCGAAGGCTTGTGGCCGTCGCCCAAGCATGAAGACAAGATCGCGAAACTGTCGAAGCGTAACGGCAAGAAGCCGGTGCGGGCCTAA